A genome region from Mycobacterium florentinum includes the following:
- a CDS encoding HNH endonuclease signature motif containing protein, with product MRSSGSEAIDELFERRYPCTTSDSAALVDRICSSARFENRAAATQLVAIGELFAYRLSGCSDTEAWAVDTVEAVTAEVAAALRISQGLAASRLRYARAMRERLPKVAEVFRAGDIDYRTFQTIVYRTDLLTDDEILARVDAELAVNVPRWPSMTQGRLAGQVDRVVVRADADGVRRRTKRQVGREIWIGDLGDGTSEIYGSLLTPDARALEKRLNALAATVCEHDPRGREQRRADALGALAVAADRLGCRCGRSDCAAGGRPAASPVVIHVIAEQASIDGRGSAPASQLGADGLIAPELIAELAKSARLVPLVHPADAPPERGYVPSRALQDFVRCRDLTCRWPGCDRPAVECDLDHTIPYADGGPTHASNLKCYCRTHHLVKTFWGWRDKQLPDGTLILTSPGGQTHVTTPGSALLFPSLCLATGALAAPEADLPQDYCGDRTAMMPRRRRTRAQNRAARIATERRQNHEARTAHRKPSRTCDPEPPPF from the coding sequence ATGCGTTCGAGTGGAAGTGAAGCGATCGACGAGCTTTTCGAGCGACGCTATCCCTGCACCACATCCGATTCCGCGGCGTTGGTGGATCGCATCTGCTCGTCCGCACGCTTCGAGAACCGGGCGGCGGCCACCCAGTTGGTGGCGATCGGGGAATTGTTCGCCTACCGGCTCTCTGGTTGTTCGGACACCGAAGCGTGGGCGGTCGACACCGTGGAGGCGGTGACCGCCGAGGTGGCCGCGGCACTGCGGATCAGTCAGGGCCTGGCGGCCAGCCGCCTTCGGTACGCCCGCGCGATGCGGGAACGGCTGCCGAAGGTCGCGGAAGTTTTCCGGGCCGGCGATATCGACTATCGGACGTTTCAGACCATCGTCTATCGCACCGACCTGTTGACGGACGACGAGATACTGGCCAGGGTCGACGCGGAGCTGGCGGTCAACGTGCCGCGTTGGCCATCGATGACCCAGGGGCGCCTGGCCGGGCAGGTCGACAGGGTCGTCGTGAGAGCGGATGCGGACGGCGTACGGCGGCGCACCAAACGGCAGGTCGGCCGCGAGATCTGGATCGGCGATCTTGGAGATGGCACTTCCGAGATCTACGGTTCCCTGTTGACGCCCGACGCGCGGGCACTCGAAAAGCGGTTGAATGCGTTGGCTGCCACGGTGTGTGAACACGACCCGCGAGGCCGTGAACAGCGTCGGGCCGATGCGCTGGGGGCGCTGGCAGTGGCCGCCGATCGGCTGGGCTGCCGGTGTGGCCGATCCGACTGCGCGGCGGGCGGGCGTCCGGCCGCATCGCCCGTCGTCATTCACGTGATCGCCGAGCAGGCCAGCATCGACGGTCGCGGCTCGGCGCCGGCGTCCCAGCTCGGTGCGGACGGCCTGATCGCACCGGAACTTATTGCGGAACTGGCGAAGTCGGCCAGATTGGTGCCGCTTGTGCATCCCGCCGACGCCCCGCCCGAGCGCGGATATGTGCCTTCCCGGGCGCTGCAGGACTTTGTGCGGTGCCGGGACCTGACGTGCCGCTGGCCGGGCTGCGACCGCCCGGCGGTGGAGTGTGACCTCGACCATACGATCCCGTACGCCGACGGCGGCCCGACGCATGCGTCAAACCTGAAGTGCTACTGCCGGACTCATCATCTGGTCAAAACCTTCTGGGGATGGCGTGACAAGCAGTTGCCCGACGGGACGCTGATCTTGACGTCGCCGGGCGGGCAAACCCATGTCACCACACCGGGCAGCGCGCTGCTGTTTCCGAGCCTGTGCCTGGCGACGGGCGCTCTGGCGGCGCCCGAAGCCGACCTGCCACAGGACTACTGCGGTGACCGGACCGCGATGATGCCCCGACGGCGCCGCACGCGCGCGCAAAATCGGGCCGCGCGCATTGCCACCGAGCGCCGGCAGAATCACGAAGCGCGCACGGCCCACCGAAAACCCTCGCGGACTTGCGATCCCGAACCACCGCCATTCTGA